A single region of the Aliidongia dinghuensis genome encodes:
- the ileS gene encoding isoleucine--tRNA ligase produces the protein MAVDYRPTVFLPQTDFPMKAELPKREPGLLERWARTGLYERIRAKSKGREKFVLHDGPPYANGNLHMGHALNKILKDIVVRSQQMLGKDSVYVPGWDCHGLPIEWKIEEKYRAAKQNKDDVPIDQFRRECRAFAEHWVDVQRTEFKRLGVMGDWDNPYLTMAYAAEAQIVREIGKFLMNGGLFQGAKPVLWSVVEQTALAEAEVEYQDHTSRTIHVRFKVVTPSVPALAGASVVIWTTTPWTMPGNRAVAYGADFDYAVVRVDAVADGSKAGVGETLVLGAALVEPVAKEVGITGWTVLATLPGSELAGTLTAHPLRGQGYDFDVPLLPGGFVTTDAGTGFVHIAPGHGEDDFLLSQAHGIGVTETVAADGSYVDRVPLFAGKRVYTPYGKPGDANPAVIEALDAAGGLLAAGSLVHSYPHSWRSKAPLIFRTTPQWFISMETNDLRQVALQAISDTRWVPPQGENRIRSMIESRPDWCISRQRAWGVPIAIFVDKKTRQPLRDQRVVDRIAAAVEDEGADVWFTAPAARFLGNDYNPGDYEKVTDIVDVWFDSGSTHSFVLEQRPDLMWPASLYLEGSDQHRGWFHSSLLESCGTRGRAPYDAVLTHGFVLDEQGRKMSKSLGNITAPQDVIEGSGADILRLWVVASDYYEDLRIGKQILGYQVDVYRRLRNTLRYLLGALSGFSAEERIDPAKMPELERWVLHRLKELDIVMREATDAFDFHRMYVELHQFCSVDLSAFYFDIRKDALYCDRPDDPRRRAVRTVMDLVFDCLAKWLAPILCFTAEEAWLARHGSAPDTSVHLEVFPTLPDAWIAPDLAERWSRIRDLRRVVTGAIELERAAKRLGSSLQASVTLFVDSDEVLSGLDLAEICIVSEATLSLAPVPDGAFTMADVPGIAVTVGLAPGEKCQRCWRVLPEVTTVAAHPDLCHRCADAVDHHHA, from the coding sequence ATGGCCGTCGATTACCGACCGACCGTCTTCCTGCCGCAGACCGATTTCCCGATGAAGGCCGAGCTGCCGAAGCGCGAGCCGGGCCTGCTCGAGCGCTGGGCCCGGACCGGGCTCTACGAGCGGATCCGCGCCAAGTCCAAGGGCCGCGAGAAATTCGTGCTGCACGACGGCCCGCCCTATGCCAACGGCAACCTGCACATGGGCCACGCGCTCAACAAGATCCTCAAGGACATCGTCGTGCGCAGCCAGCAGATGCTGGGCAAGGATTCGGTCTATGTCCCGGGCTGGGACTGCCATGGCCTGCCGATCGAATGGAAGATTGAGGAGAAATACCGGGCGGCCAAGCAGAACAAGGACGACGTGCCGATCGACCAGTTCCGCCGCGAATGCCGTGCGTTCGCCGAGCACTGGGTCGACGTGCAGCGCACCGAGTTCAAGCGCCTGGGCGTCATGGGCGACTGGGACAATCCCTACCTCACCATGGCCTATGCCGCCGAGGCGCAGATCGTGCGCGAGATCGGCAAGTTCCTGATGAACGGCGGGTTGTTCCAGGGGGCGAAGCCCGTGCTCTGGTCGGTCGTCGAGCAGACGGCCCTGGCCGAGGCCGAGGTCGAGTACCAGGACCATACCTCGCGCACGATCCATGTCCGCTTCAAGGTCGTGACGCCGTCGGTGCCGGCCTTGGCCGGCGCCTCGGTCGTGATCTGGACGACGACGCCGTGGACCATGCCGGGCAACCGGGCGGTGGCCTATGGCGCCGACTTCGACTATGCGGTCGTGCGCGTCGACGCGGTGGCGGACGGCAGCAAAGCCGGGGTCGGCGAGACGCTGGTGCTGGGCGCCGCCCTCGTCGAGCCGGTCGCGAAGGAAGTCGGCATCACCGGCTGGACCGTGCTCGCGACCTTGCCGGGCAGCGAGCTTGCCGGCACGCTCACGGCCCATCCGCTGCGCGGCCAGGGCTATGACTTCGACGTGCCGCTCCTGCCGGGCGGGTTCGTCACGACCGACGCCGGCACCGGCTTCGTCCATATCGCGCCGGGCCATGGCGAGGACGACTTCCTCCTGAGCCAGGCCCACGGCATCGGCGTGACGGAGACGGTTGCCGCCGACGGCAGCTACGTCGATCGTGTGCCGCTGTTCGCCGGCAAGCGCGTCTATACGCCCTACGGCAAGCCGGGCGACGCCAACCCGGCGGTGATCGAGGCGCTCGACGCCGCGGGCGGCCTGCTCGCGGCTGGCTCGCTCGTGCATTCCTATCCGCACTCCTGGCGGTCCAAGGCGCCGCTCATCTTCCGCACCACGCCGCAGTGGTTCATCTCGATGGAGACGAACGACCTGCGCCAGGTCGCCCTCCAGGCGATCTCGGACACGCGCTGGGTCCCGCCGCAGGGCGAGAACCGCATCCGCTCCATGATCGAGAGCCGGCCGGACTGGTGTATCTCGCGCCAGCGCGCCTGGGGCGTGCCGATCGCGATCTTCGTCGACAAGAAGACGCGCCAGCCGCTGCGCGACCAGCGCGTGGTCGACCGGATCGCCGCCGCGGTCGAGGACGAGGGGGCGGACGTCTGGTTCACGGCGCCGGCCGCGCGCTTCCTCGGCAACGACTACAATCCGGGCGACTACGAAAAGGTCACCGACATCGTCGACGTCTGGTTCGACTCGGGCTCGACCCATTCCTTCGTGCTGGAGCAGCGACCCGACCTCATGTGGCCGGCCTCGCTCTATCTCGAGGGCTCGGACCAGCATCGCGGCTGGTTCCATTCGTCCCTGCTCGAGAGCTGCGGCACGCGCGGCCGGGCGCCCTACGACGCGGTCCTGACCCATGGCTTCGTGCTCGACGAGCAGGGCCGCAAGATGTCGAAGTCCTTGGGCAACATCACCGCCCCCCAGGACGTGATCGAGGGCTCGGGCGCCGACATCCTCCGGCTCTGGGTCGTGGCGTCGGACTATTACGAGGATCTCCGGATCGGCAAGCAGATCCTGGGATATCAGGTCGACGTCTATCGGCGGCTCCGCAACACGCTGCGCTATCTCCTGGGTGCGCTCTCGGGCTTCTCGGCCGAGGAGCGGATCGACCCCGCGAAGATGCCGGAGCTCGAGCGCTGGGTGCTGCATCGCCTGAAAGAACTCGACATCGTCATGCGCGAGGCGACGGACGCCTTCGACTTCCATCGCATGTATGTCGAGCTGCACCAGTTCTGCTCGGTCGATCTCTCGGCGTTCTATTTCGACATCCGCAAGGACGCGCTCTATTGCGACCGGCCGGACGATCCGCGCCGCCGCGCCGTGCGCACGGTCATGGACCTGGTGTTCGACTGCCTGGCGAAATGGCTGGCGCCGATCCTGTGCTTCACGGCCGAGGAGGCCTGGCTCGCGCGCCATGGTTCAGCACCCGACACGAGCGTGCATCTCGAGGTCTTCCCGACCCTGCCGGACGCCTGGATCGCGCCGGACCTCGCTGAGCGCTGGTCGAGGATCCGCGACCTGCGCCGCGTCGTGACCGGCGCGATCGAGCTCGAACGCGCGGCAAAGCGCCTGGGCTCGAGCCTGCAGGCCTCCGTCACGCTGTTCGTCGACAGCGACGAGGTGCTGAGCGGTCTCGATCTCGCCGAGATCTGCATCGTGTCCGAGGCAACACTGAGCCTGGCGCCGGTACCCGACGGCGCCTTCACCATGGCCGACGTGCCCGGCATCGCGGTCACGGTCGGCCTGGCGCCGGGCGAGAAATGCCAGCGCTGCTGGCGGGTGCTGCCGGAAGTGACGACGGTCGCGGCGCACCCGGACCTGTGCCATCGCTGCGCCGACGCGGTCGATCATCACCACGCCTGA
- a CDS encoding DUF3035 domain-containing protein: MKRTAYLGTTLALLVIGLSGCSDTRKALGIDKAPPDEFAVVAGSPLTMPPDFNLRPPRSPSDKPPSETAAQAGRQTVFRLADTKPSTASLAVAATTGANGVPLSAGEQALVAKAGAGSVDPSIRQQVDKETAQLNADNGPGFVDSLLFWRDPTPPGEAVDAQRESQRLRENAALGKPASVGDTPQIERKQRAWLEGLF, from the coding sequence ATGAAAAGAACGGCATATCTTGGCACCACGCTCGCCCTCCTCGTGATCGGGCTCAGCGGCTGCAGTGACACGCGCAAGGCGCTCGGCATCGACAAGGCCCCGCCTGACGAATTCGCCGTCGTGGCGGGATCGCCGCTCACCATGCCGCCCGATTTCAATCTGCGCCCGCCGCGCAGCCCGTCGGACAAGCCGCCGTCGGAGACCGCGGCCCAGGCCGGTCGCCAGACGGTGTTCCGCCTCGCGGATACGAAGCCGTCGACGGCGTCGCTCGCTGTGGCTGCCACGACCGGCGCGAACGGCGTACCGCTCAGCGCTGGCGAGCAGGCCCTGGTCGCCAAGGCCGGCGCCGGCAGCGTCGATCCGTCGATCCGCCAGCAGGTCGACAAGGAAACCGCCCAGCTCAACGCCGACAACGGCCCGGGCTTCGTCGACAGCCTGCTGTTCTGGCGCGACCCGACGCCGCCCGGCGAAGCGGTCGATGCGCAGCGTGAATCGCAGCGCCTGCGCGAGAACGCGGCGCTTGGCAAGCCGGCCTCGGTCGGCGACACGCCGCAGATCGAGCGCAAGCAGCGCGCTTGGCTCGAAGGCCTTTTCTAA
- a CDS encoding M16 family metallopeptidase: protein MRRTAGSILATAVAVALLGMFPRAGQAAPLFGESEFALPNGLEVVVVPNHRAPNVTQMVWYKVGSADEERGWSGVAHFLEHLMFKGTKNLKPKEFSEIVARNGGQENAFTSWDYTAYYQTVASDRLPLVMKLEADRMHDLVITNEQLLPERQVILEEWRMRIGNVPSATLDQQIEAALYLNHPYRIPVLGWSEEMAKLDLAHERRFYDTWYAPNNAVLVIAGDVTVEAAKKLAQQYYGPIPRKAVPARLRPVEPQREANTTVELKSARVRNPVWSRVYLAPSYHSGETQYAYALEVLAEVLGGGANSRLHKALVIDQQIATGAGASYDPQRLDLGKFSYYVSPRVGTPIDAAAEAAEAVVAKTVAEGVTADEVERAKTRLKNEVLYANDSLSQPANVIGRALATGSSLADLDAWPDRIGAVTVDEVNAAAHAVLEGKTSVTARLLPAKPGAGGPEKPLPPQSLPEQIR, encoded by the coding sequence ATGCGCCGCACCGCAGGCTCCATCCTCGCGACGGCCGTAGCCGTCGCCCTGCTCGGCATGTTTCCGCGCGCCGGTCAGGCCGCACCGCTGTTCGGCGAGAGCGAGTTCGCGCTGCCGAACGGGCTCGAGGTCGTGGTCGTGCCGAACCACCGCGCGCCCAACGTCACCCAGATGGTCTGGTACAAGGTGGGATCCGCCGACGAGGAGCGCGGCTGGTCGGGTGTCGCGCATTTCCTCGAACATCTCATGTTCAAGGGCACCAAGAATCTCAAGCCCAAGGAGTTCTCCGAGATCGTCGCGCGCAACGGCGGCCAGGAGAACGCCTTCACCAGCTGGGACTATACCGCCTACTACCAGACCGTCGCGTCCGACCGCCTGCCGCTCGTCATGAAGCTCGAGGCCGACCGGATGCACGATCTGGTCATCACCAACGAGCAATTGCTGCCGGAGCGCCAGGTCATCCTCGAGGAATGGCGCATGCGCATCGGCAATGTGCCGTCAGCCACGCTCGACCAGCAGATCGAGGCGGCGCTCTACCTGAACCATCCCTACCGCATCCCGGTGCTGGGCTGGAGCGAGGAGATGGCGAAGCTCGACCTCGCCCACGAGAGGCGCTTCTACGACACCTGGTACGCGCCCAACAATGCGGTGCTGGTCATCGCCGGGGATGTCACGGTCGAGGCGGCGAAGAAGCTCGCCCAGCAATATTACGGGCCCATCCCGCGCAAGGCGGTGCCGGCGCGCCTCCGCCCGGTCGAGCCGCAGCGCGAGGCCAACACGACGGTGGAGCTCAAGAGTGCCCGGGTGCGCAATCCGGTGTGGAGCCGGGTCTACCTGGCGCCGAGCTACCACAGCGGCGAGACGCAATATGCCTACGCGCTCGAGGTGCTGGCCGAGGTGCTGGGCGGCGGCGCCAACAGCCGGCTGCACAAGGCACTGGTCATCGACCAGCAGATCGCGACCGGCGCCGGCGCCAGCTATGACCCGCAGCGGCTCGATCTCGGCAAGTTCAGCTACTATGTGAGCCCGCGCGTCGGCACGCCGATCGATGCCGCGGCCGAAGCAGCCGAGGCGGTCGTCGCGAAGACGGTCGCCGAGGGCGTCACCGCCGACGAGGTCGAGCGCGCCAAGACTCGGCTCAAGAACGAAGTCCTCTATGCCAACGACAGCCTGTCGCAGCCGGCGAACGTCATCGGCCGGGCGCTCGCCACCGGGTCGAGCCTCGCCGATCTCGACGCCTGGCCGGACCGGATCGGCGCCGTCACGGTCGACGAGGTCAATGCCGCCGCCCATGCGGTGCTCGAGGGCAAGACGTCGGTGACCGCCCGCCTGCTGCCGGCGAAGCCGGGTGCCGGCGGACCGGAGAAGCCGCTGCCGCCCCAGAGCCTGCCGGAGCAGATCCGATGA
- a CDS encoding M16 family metallopeptidase, whose amino-acid sequence MSRRLAFIGRSLAGLALAALIAARPAQAVTVERVVSPGGIEAWLVEDHSQKVISLSYAFHTGAANDPADKTGLTEFVASTLDEGAGDLDSAAFQGRLEDLSSTISFQPTQDFFQGQVRTVAPYRDEVFGLLRLSLTRPRFDAPAIARVRDQIVKAIAARAEEPNPLASKIWWHSNFPDHPYGRPVLGTAKTVAGIMADDLHAYVEHRFGRDRLKVAVVGDLTPDELKPLLDQTFGPLPATSAETATSAETASPPDAVPTAGGQVLLVKKPVPQSTVLFAQPGLAVADKDYYTLLVLNNVLGGGTFSTRLEHAVRETRGLAYSIGTGLSNYDHTALLFGQAGTQNAKVGETVAIIRQEWARFAAEGPTEQELKDAKTYLEGAYALGLDSTLSIAERLLFFQTHGLPIDYFDRRKGLIEKVTLADAKRVAKAVIDPAKLGFVVVGDPQGVTPDQIVDPTD is encoded by the coding sequence ATGAGCCGCCGTCTTGCCTTCATCGGCCGGTCGCTCGCGGGGCTTGCGCTCGCCGCCCTCATCGCAGCTCGGCCGGCGCAGGCCGTCACGGTCGAACGGGTCGTGAGCCCGGGCGGCATCGAGGCGTGGCTGGTCGAGGATCATAGCCAGAAGGTGATCAGCCTCAGCTACGCCTTCCACACCGGTGCCGCGAACGACCCGGCCGACAAGACAGGCTTGACCGAATTCGTCGCCTCGACCCTGGACGAGGGCGCCGGCGATCTCGATTCCGCGGCATTCCAGGGCCGGCTCGAGGACCTGTCGTCCACGATCTCGTTCCAGCCGACGCAGGACTTCTTCCAGGGCCAGGTGCGCACCGTGGCGCCCTATCGCGACGAGGTGTTCGGCCTGCTGCGGCTGTCGCTGACCCGGCCGCGCTTCGATGCGCCGGCGATCGCCCGCGTGCGCGACCAGATCGTGAAGGCGATCGCGGCCCGGGCCGAGGAACCGAACCCGCTCGCGTCCAAGATCTGGTGGCACAGCAATTTCCCGGACCATCCTTACGGCCGGCCGGTGCTGGGCACGGCGAAGACCGTCGCCGGCATCATGGCGGACGATCTCCATGCCTATGTTGAGCACCGTTTCGGCCGCGACCGGCTCAAGGTCGCGGTGGTGGGCGACCTGACGCCCGACGAGCTGAAGCCGCTGCTCGACCAGACCTTCGGCCCGCTGCCCGCGACCTCGGCCGAAACCGCGACCTCGGCCGAAACCGCGAGCCCGCCCGATGCGGTGCCGACCGCCGGCGGCCAGGTGCTGTTGGTCAAGAAGCCGGTGCCGCAGTCGACCGTACTGTTCGCTCAGCCGGGCTTGGCTGTTGCGGACAAAGACTATTACACGCTGCTGGTGCTGAACAACGTGCTGGGCGGCGGCACTTTCTCGACCCGCCTCGAGCATGCGGTGCGCGAGACGCGCGGGCTTGCCTATTCGATCGGCACCGGCCTCTCGAACTACGATCACACCGCCCTGCTGTTCGGCCAGGCCGGCACCCAGAACGCCAAGGTCGGCGAGACCGTCGCGATCATCCGCCAGGAATGGGCGCGCTTCGCCGCCGAAGGGCCGACCGAGCAGGAATTGAAGGACGCCAAGACCTATCTCGAGGGGGCGTACGCGCTCGGCCTCGACTCGACCCTGTCGATCGCCGAGCGGCTGCTGTTCTTCCAGACCCACGGCCTGCCGATCGACTATTTCGATCGGCGCAAGGGCCTGATCGAGAAGGTGACGCTCGCCGACGCCAAGCGCGTCGCCAAGGCGGTGATCGATCCGGCCAAGCTCGGCTTCGTCGTGGTCGGCGATCCACAAGGTGTCACGCCGGACCAGATCGTCGATCCGACGGACTGA
- a CDS encoding GNAT family N-acetyltransferase, producing the protein MDALEIRPVGPDDLPLIEQLFGPRGACAGCWCMWWRAEKGGKDWKAAQGPVNRARFQALVEAGRVHGLLAFDGAEPVGWCDLAPYGDYGRLARARKLQRLNRGATWSIPCFFIKRGYRKQGVASRLLGAAVEHAWTLGAGEIEGYPVGAGPVGGGPAVDTFAYTGLPSMFEAAGFRQVPSTDQGSRTIYLKTR; encoded by the coding sequence ATGGATGCGCTCGAGATCCGGCCGGTCGGGCCCGACGACCTCCCGCTGATCGAGCAATTGTTTGGGCCCCGCGGCGCCTGTGCCGGCTGCTGGTGCATGTGGTGGCGCGCCGAGAAGGGCGGCAAGGACTGGAAGGCGGCGCAGGGGCCGGTGAACCGGGCGCGGTTCCAGGCCCTGGTCGAGGCCGGCCGGGTCCATGGGCTGCTCGCGTTCGATGGGGCTGAGCCGGTCGGCTGGTGCGACCTGGCGCCTTACGGCGACTACGGCCGGCTCGCGCGTGCCCGCAAGCTGCAGCGCTTGAACCGCGGCGCCACCTGGTCGATCCCCTGCTTCTTCATCAAGCGCGGCTATCGCAAGCAGGGCGTCGCCTCTCGCCTGCTTGGGGCCGCGGTCGAGCATGCCTGGACGCTTGGTGCCGGCGAGATCGAAGGCTATCCGGTCGGTGCGGGGCCGGTCGGCGGCGGGCCGGCCGTCGACACCTTCGCCTATACGGGCCTGCCGTCGATGTTCGAGGCGGCGGGGTTCCGCCAAGTGCCTTCGACCGACCAAGGCAGCCGGACGATCTACCTCAAGACGCGCTGA
- a CDS encoding HAD family hydrolase, which produces MAAAPSTLIIFDCDGVLVDSEVLACQVEIEVLHGLGHPISLAEFARRAVGRSRKDNWAMLEAHWGRPLPGDYTEQVQARLFERFRAELTPVAGMPELVRRITGSRCVASSSPPDRLALTLALCGYAPLFEGAAFSAAEVRAGKPAPDLFLHAAARRGAEPRHCVVVEDSVPGILAAKAAGMRAIGFCGGGHCAPDHAASLRAAGADEIAADAAALARLLALSAS; this is translated from the coding sequence GTGGCTGCGGCCCCCTCTACCCTCATCATCTTCGATTGCGACGGTGTGCTGGTCGATAGCGAGGTTCTGGCCTGCCAGGTCGAGATAGAAGTTCTGCACGGGCTCGGCCATCCGATTTCGCTCGCCGAATTCGCCCGGCGCGCCGTCGGCCGCAGCCGCAAGGACAATTGGGCGATGCTCGAGGCCCATTGGGGCCGGCCTCTGCCGGGAGATTACACCGAACAGGTGCAGGCGCGCCTGTTCGAACGGTTCCGCGCCGAATTGACGCCGGTCGCGGGCATGCCGGAGCTCGTCCGGCGGATCACGGGCAGCCGCTGCGTCGCGTCCTCGAGCCCGCCCGACCGGCTGGCGCTCACCTTGGCGCTGTGCGGCTACGCGCCGCTGTTCGAGGGCGCCGCCTTCAGCGCGGCCGAGGTCCGGGCCGGCAAGCCGGCGCCCGACCTGTTCCTGCACGCGGCGGCGCGGCGCGGCGCCGAGCCCCGGCACTGCGTCGTCGTCGAGGACAGCGTGCCGGGCATCCTCGCGGCCAAGGCCGCCGGCATGAGGGCGATCGGCTTCTGCGGCGGTGGCCATTGCGCGCCCGACCATGCGGCGAGCCTCCGCGCGGCTGGGGCGGACGAGATCGCGGCCGATGCGGCGGCGCTGGCCCGCCTGCTGGCGCTCAGCGCGTCTTGA
- the mutL gene encoding DNA mismatch repair endonuclease MutL — MSNPIRQLPTVLVNRIAAGEVVERPASAVKELVENAIDAGAGHIEVNLREGGQSLIVVSDDGIGMDPDGLVLAVDRHCTSKLPDDDLMAIQTLGFRGEALPSIGAVARLTLTSRVRGAAEAWSLTVDGGLKGRPVPAAFGQGTRVEVRDLFYATPARLKFMKTARTERDQAVDTVKRLAMAHPEIAFTVTADDDRAMLRLSAAPLADPVEERLARLSAVLGRDFADNALPIESLREGVRLTGFAGLPTLNRATAREQYLFVNGRPVRDKLLTGAVRGAYQDFLAGDRHPMVALFVDLASSEVDVNVHPAKAEVRFRDPALVRGLIVGALKHALNAAGHRASTTVAAATLDALRPAFAPAMPAPAWNGAYGTYRAPSYPSGLAEAVAAAYAPAPSLFDGGALPREAAPGALPQAPVGAEPAPGLEQFPLGAARAQLHDTYIVAQTAEGIVIVDQHAAHERLVYERMKAALAESGVKRQALLLPEVVELDEASADRLGARAEELAELGLMLEPFGTGAVVVREVPALLGDCDVKGLVRDLAEELAEFGAALSLKERLEAVCGTLACHGSVRAGRRLNPAEMNALLRQMEATPHSGQCNHGRPTYVELKLGDIERLFGRR; from the coding sequence ATGTCGAACCCGATCCGCCAGCTGCCAACCGTGCTCGTCAACCGCATCGCGGCGGGCGAGGTGGTCGAGCGCCCGGCGTCAGCCGTCAAGGAACTGGTCGAGAACGCGATCGACGCCGGCGCCGGCCATATCGAGGTCAACCTGCGCGAGGGTGGGCAGAGCCTGATCGTCGTGAGCGACGACGGCATCGGCATGGACCCGGACGGCCTGGTGCTGGCGGTCGACCGCCATTGCACGTCGAAGCTGCCGGACGATGACCTGATGGCGATCCAGACCCTGGGCTTCCGCGGCGAAGCGCTGCCGTCGATCGGCGCCGTGGCGCGGTTGACACTCACCAGCCGGGTGCGCGGGGCGGCCGAGGCCTGGAGCCTGACGGTCGACGGCGGCCTCAAGGGCCGGCCGGTGCCGGCGGCGTTCGGCCAGGGCACGCGGGTCGAGGTGCGCGACCTGTTTTACGCGACGCCGGCCCGGCTCAAGTTCATGAAGACCGCGCGCACCGAGCGCGACCAGGCGGTCGATACGGTGAAGCGCCTCGCCATGGCGCATCCGGAGATTGCCTTCACCGTCACGGCCGACGACGATCGCGCCATGCTGCGCCTTTCCGCCGCCCCGCTCGCCGATCCGGTCGAGGAGCGGCTGGCCCGGCTCTCGGCCGTGCTCGGCCGCGATTTCGCCGACAATGCGCTGCCGATCGAATCCTTGCGCGAGGGTGTCAGGCTCACCGGCTTTGCAGGATTGCCGACGCTCAACCGGGCGACGGCGCGCGAGCAGTATCTGTTCGTCAACGGCCGGCCGGTGCGCGACAAGCTGCTGACCGGCGCCGTGCGCGGCGCCTACCAGGATTTCCTCGCCGGCGACCGTCATCCGATGGTGGCCCTCTTCGTCGATTTGGCCTCGAGCGAGGTCGACGTCAACGTGCACCCGGCCAAGGCCGAGGTGCGCTTCCGCGACCCGGCGCTAGTGCGCGGCCTCATCGTCGGCGCCTTGAAGCATGCGCTCAACGCCGCCGGCCATCGCGCGTCGACCACGGTCGCCGCCGCGACGCTGGACGCGCTCAGGCCGGCTTTCGCCCCGGCCATGCCGGCGCCCGCCTGGAACGGCGCCTATGGCACCTACCGCGCGCCCAGCTATCCGAGCGGCCTCGCCGAGGCGGTGGCCGCGGCTTACGCGCCGGCGCCGAGCCTGTTCGACGGCGGCGCCCTGCCCAGGGAGGCCGCGCCGGGCGCACTGCCGCAGGCGCCGGTCGGCGCCGAGCCCGCGCCTGGCCTCGAGCAGTTCCCGCTGGGCGCCGCCCGCGCGCAGCTGCACGATACCTACATCGTGGCGCAGACGGCGGAGGGCATCGTCATCGTCGACCAGCATGCCGCCCACGAGCGGCTGGTCTATGAGCGCATGAAGGCGGCATTGGCCGAGAGCGGCGTCAAGCGCCAGGCGCTGCTCTTGCCCGAGGTGGTCGAGCTCGACGAGGCGTCGGCCGACCGGCTGGGCGCCCGCGCCGAGGAACTGGCCGAGCTCGGCCTGATGCTGGAGCCGTTCGGCACCGGCGCCGTCGTGGTGCGCGAGGTGCCGGCGCTCTTGGGCGACTGCGACGTCAAGGGCCTGGTGCGCGATCTCGCCGAGGAACTGGCCGAGTTCGGCGCCGCGCTCTCGCTCAAGGAACGGCTCGAGGCGGTGTGCGGCACGCTCGCCTGCCACGGCAGCGTACGCGCCGGCCGCCGGCTGAACCCGGCCGAGATGAACGCGCTCCTGCGCCAGATGGAGGCGACGCCCCACTCCGGCCAGTGCAACCATGGCCGGCCGACCTATGTCGAGCTGAAGCTCGGCGACATCGAACGGCTGTTCGGCCGGCGGTGA
- the rsmD gene encoding 16S rRNA (guanine(966)-N(2))-methyltransferase RsmD, translating into MRIVGGSLRGRPLAAPEGAAVRPTSDRAREALFNILEHGRWAADGSPVAGARVLDAFAGTGALGLEALSRGAAHVTFLEQASSAFAVLKDNVTRLNAGDRAVLLRGDATAPTRAPAACSLVFLDPPYGKDLGPSALAALAAAGWIAEDAVVVLEVGAREALAAPDGFTIEDERRYGAARLVLMRYGSATRT; encoded by the coding sequence GTGCGGATCGTCGGCGGTAGCCTGCGCGGCCGGCCGCTCGCGGCACCCGAAGGGGCCGCCGTCCGGCCAACCAGCGACCGGGCGCGCGAGGCGCTGTTCAACATCCTGGAGCACGGACGCTGGGCCGCCGACGGCTCGCCGGTCGCGGGCGCGCGCGTGCTCGACGCCTTCGCCGGCACCGGTGCCTTGGGCCTTGAAGCACTGTCGCGCGGAGCAGCCCACGTAACGTTCCTGGAGCAGGCATCGAGCGCCTTCGCCGTGCTCAAGGACAATGTCACGCGCCTCAACGCGGGCGATCGCGCCGTGCTGCTGCGCGGCGACGCGACGGCGCCGACCCGCGCGCCGGCCGCTTGCTCGCTGGTGTTCCTGGACCCGCCCTATGGCAAGGATCTGGGGCCGTCGGCTCTCGCAGCCTTGGCGGCCGCCGGCTGGATCGCCGAGGATGCGGTGGTCGTGCTGGAAGTGGGGGCCAGGGAAGCGCTCGCGGCACCCGATGGCTTCACGATCGAGGACGAGCGCCGTTACGGTGCCGCGCGCCTCGTCCTGATGCGGTACGGCAGCGCCACGCGGACATAG